One segment of Triticum aestivum cultivar Chinese Spring chromosome 2A, IWGSC CS RefSeq v2.1, whole genome shotgun sequence DNA contains the following:
- the LOC123187050 gene encoding chalcone synthase 2: MAATMTVEEVRKAQRAEGPATVLAIGTATPANCVYQADYPDYYFKITKSDHMTDLKEKFKRMCDKSQIRKRYMHLTEEILQDNPNMCAYMAPSLDARQDIVVVEVPKLGKAAAQKAIKEWGQPRSKITHLVFCTTSGVDMPGADYQLTKMLGLRPSVKRLMMYQQGCFAGGTVLRLAKDLAENNRGARVLVVCSEITAVTFRGPHESHLDSLVGQALFGDGAAAVIVGADPDESVERPLFQLVSASQTILPDSEGAIDGHLREVGLTFHLLKDVPGLISKNIERALEDAFKPLGIDDWNSVFWMAHPGGPAILDMVEAKVNLNKERMRATRHVLSEYGNMSSACVLFIMDEMRKRSAEDGHTTTGEGMDWGVLFGFGPGLTVETVVLHSVPITA; this comes from the exons ATGGCGGCGACGATGACGGTGGAGGAGGTGAGGAAGGCGCAGCGGGCGGAGGGGCCGGCCACGGTGCTCGCCATCGGCACCGCGACGCCGGCCAACTGCGTGTACCAGGCCGACTACCCGGACTACTACTTCAAGATCACCAAGAGCGACCACATGACCGACCTCAAGGAAAAGTTCAAGAGGATGT GTGACAAGTCCCAGATCAGGAAGAGGTACATGCACCTGACGGAGGAGATCCTGCAGGACAACCCCAACATGTGCGCCTACATGGCGCCGTCCCTCGACGCGCGCCAGGACATCGTCGTCGTCGAGGTCCCCAAGCTCGGCAAGGCGGCGGCACAAAAGGCGATCAAGGAGTGGGGCCAGCCGCGGTCCAAGATCACCCACCTTGTCTTCTGCACCACCTCCGGCGTCGACATGCCGGGCGCCGACTACCAGCTCACCAAGATGCTCGGCCTGCGCCCCTCCGTGAAGCGCCTCATGATGTACCAGCAGGGCTGCTTCGCCGGCGGCACCGTGCTTCGCCTCGCCAAGGACCTCGCCGAGAACAACCGCGGCGCGCGCGTGCTGGTGGTCTGCTCCGAGATCACCGCGGTGACCTTCCGCGGCCCGCACGAGTCCCACCTCGACTCGCTGGTGGGTCAGGCGCTCTTCGGAGACGGTGCGGCCGCGGTGATCGTCGGCGCAGACCCCGATGAGTCCGTCGAGCGCCCCCTGTTCCAGCTGGTGTCCGCGAGCCAGACGATTCTGCCGGACTCAGAGGGTGCCATCGACGGCCACCTACGGGAGGTCGGCCTCACCTTCCACCTCCTCAAGGATGTGCCCGGGCtcatctccaagaacattgagcgCGCCCTAGAGGACGCCTTCAAGCCATTGGGCATCGATGATTGGAACTCCGTCTTTTGGATGGCACACCCCGGCGGGCCAGCAATCCTTGACATGGTGGAGGCCAAGGTAAACCTGAACAAGGAACGGATGCGCGCCACCAGGCATGTCCTCTCCGAATATGGCAACATGTCAAGCGCATGTGTGCTCTTCATCATGGACGAAATGCGCAAACGCTCCGCCGAGGATGGCCACACCACAACCGGCGAGGGAATGGACTGGGGCGTTCTCTTCGGCTTCGGCCCCGGTCTCACCGTGGAGACGGTCGTCCTCCATAGCGTCCCCATCACTGCCTAG
- the LOC123187051 gene encoding glyoxylate/hydroxypyruvate reductase HPR3, producing the protein MAAAGGKPHVLLLRPVDAPFAAALRDRFRVLDLHAPGQALPALAFVAASAAVPEPPRATVISGGVRVDAAFLDAAPSLRCVVSTAAGLDHIDLAECARRGVAVANSGEVYSADVADYAVGLLLDVLRRVSASERYVRRGSWPAQGDYPLGSKLGGKRVGIIGLGNIGSRIAKRLEAFGCVIHYNSRKPKDSVSYKYFPNVHDLAAESDVLVVACALNKATRHIVNKDVLEALGKDGVVINIGRGANIDEAELVIALREGKIAGAGLDVFEHEPKVPAELFSMENVVLSRHVAVLTEESRSDLRAHTIGNLEAFFSGQPLLTPVHVESLAQ; encoded by the exons ATGGCGGCAGCCGGCGGCAAGCCGCACGTCCTGCTGCTCCGCCCCGTGGACGCGCCCTTCGCCGCCGCGCTGCGCGACCGCTTCCGCGTCCTCGACCTGCACGCGCCGGGCCAGGCCCTCCCGGCCCTGGCCTTCGTCGCCGCGTCCGCCGCCGTGCCGGAGCCCCCGCGCGCCACGGTCATCTCGGGCGGCGTGCGCGTGGACGCCGCGTTCCTCGACGCCGCCCCCTCCCTCCGCTGCGTCGTCAGCACGGCCGCCGGGCTCGACCACATCGACCTGGCCGAGTGCGCGCGCCGCGGCGTCGCCGTCGCCAACTCCGGGGAGGTCTACTCCGCCGACGTCGCCGACTACGCCGTCGGCCTGCTGCTCGACGTGCTCCGGCGCGTGTCGGCGTCCGAGCGGTACGTCCGGCGCGGGTCCTGGCCGGCGCAGGGGGATTATCCTCTTGGATCTAAG CTTGGTGGCAAGCGTGTTGGCATCATTGGCTTGGGGAACATCGGCTCACGGATTGCAAAGAGGCTTGAAGCTTTCGGCTGCGTCATCCACTACAACTCGAGAAAACCAAAGGATTCAGTCTCTTACAAATACTTCCCAAATGTCCATGATCTTGCTGCTGAATCTGACGTGCTCGTTGTCGCATGCGCACTGAACAAGGCGACACGGCACATTGTGAACAAGGATGTGCTGGAGGCCCTAGGAAAGGACGGTGTGGTCATCAACATCGGCCGAGGAGCAAACATCGACGAGGCAGAACTGGTCATTGCACTCAGGGAGGGGAAGATAGCGGGCGCGGGCCTTGACGTCTTTGAGCACGAGCCAAAGGTGCCGGCAGAGCTGTTCTCCATGGAGAATGTGGTTCTGTCACGCCACGTGGCGGTGTTGACGGAGGAGTCCAGGTCGGACCTGCGAGCGCACACCATTGGCAACCTTGAAGCCTTCTTCTCCGGTCAGCCATTGCTCACTCCAGTGCATGTTGAATCTCTAGCGCAGTGA